GAATTACTCATTTCCTTGGAAACCTGGTTCCTGGCGCTGTCTGTGTGTTGTAGATTATTTGGCAAACAGTTGTTCATCAAATGGTAGGGTCGGGCTATAGTCGTGCCCGCCAAAAGCAGAAGTAATTTATACTTTTCAGCAATAGTGGTGCGCTCACTGCCGAGCATTGCCGAGTAACGGCAAACCGTATTAAATCGATATTCGCGCGCGCGgtgcgttgttgttttgtgcgaAAGCGCAACCATTCCGTCGGGAGGGAAGGCATCATTTACACCCGCCAGCGGAGGGCTACCGCGCATTAAACCCTGTCTGTTTCGTTTCGCTTTCACAGTGTGCGGCGAGGTGGAGGCACTGCGCGCCGTCCTGGCCGCCGGAGCGGATGTGTCCACGCCGGACATTAACGGGGGCAGCCCGCTGCACTATGCCGCCCAGATGTGCGGTGCCAACTACGAGGGCAAGACGGCACGCGCCTCGGCCAAGCTGGCGCTCGAGATACTGAACACGCTCCTGAACCATCCTGATACTTCGGTGGAAGTAGAGGATAAGGATGGCCGACAACCGCTGCTGTGGGCTGCATCCGCCGGCTCGGCCAAGGCTGTGCTGGCTTTGATAAAAGCTGGAGCTCACGTCGAAAGTGCCGATAAGTATGTGTGCCAGGGTGTGGAGGGCGGTTTTtgtcatcattttttttttcgtttgaggCTCAGTTACCTCCGGGTATGTCTATTTTTTTCGCTACTTTCATTCGTCTTCGTCTTGCAGGGACGGACTGACCGCACTGCACTGTGCTGCGTCGCGGGGCCACACCGAGTGCATCGATACGCTGATCAACCTGTGCGGCGCGCACACCGACCAGATCGACTCGAACGGCTGCACGGCGCTGCACTACGCGGTTACGCTCGGGCATGCCGATGCGAcgtcgctgctgctgaagctggATGCCGATCCGAACCGGCAGGACCGGAAGGGCCGCACGCCAGCCCACTGCGGGTGTGCGAAGGGCCAGATGGAGACGGTCAAGATACTGCACGCGAAGAAGGGCAACCTGTGGCTGCGGAACGCGAAGGGCGATCTGCCGGTGCACGATGCGGCCTGTTCCGGCCGCCGCCAGCTCGTTCAGTGGCTGATCCAGATGAAGCCGAAGCACATCAACACAACGAGCAACGACGGGCGGACGCTGCTGCACATTGCCGCCGGGCACGACAATGTGGACATGTGCAAGTTGCTGCTGGAGCTGGGCGCCGACGTCAATCTGCTGTACCGGCCGTCGTCGAAGGGGGCGCCACTAACGCCGCTCGATTACGCGCTGGCGAAAGGGTACCGGTCGACCGCCAAGTATCTGCAGATGCAGGGCGGCCTGCCAGCGAACAAGCTGCGGCTGTCCGGGCGCCAGCAAAAGATCCTGCCCGACATCGACCGGGTGGAGCCGCTGAAGCTGACGGAGAAGGAAGAGCTGATCGATCTGAAAACGTCCAAGCGGTACATCGTCTATCTGAACTCCAACTCGGACAGCGAGTCGCAGGAGGATCGGCCGCACCGGAAGAGCCGGCACAAGCGAAAAGGCAGCCACCGGGGTCGCCGTACGAGCAGCTGCAGCGACACGGTGTACCTCTACCGGGACGGCTCGAACGACATCAGCCGGTCGCGCAGCAATGCGGAGCTGCATCGCAGCGATCAGCGCACGGGCAAGCATCGCCGCACCAGCAGCTCGTCGTCCGCCAGCACGAGCGGTTCGTCCTCGGACGGCTGCTGCAGGCACGTGCGCCGAAAGCATAAGTGCTACAAGAAGTGCTCCTCCAAGCGGTCCCACTCGCGCGACCGGCACAAGGACCGCGAGCGGGAGGAGACGCGCGACGCACCACTGCCACCGGACGCGCTCAAGGAGTACGAGTTTAAGTACGCGGAGAAGAAGGAGCCGGGACCGCGCAAGCCGGGCGAGCGGTGCGGCAAGATCATCCTGAAGCAGGTGCACAGCGGCTCCTCCGAGAACGATTCCCCCGCGAACGGAGGGGGTCGGGCGGGACCGGGGCTAAAGTTTTCCTCCGAGCGACGCGAAACGCATCTCGGGCTGCCCGTGCAGCTGCAGTACGGTGGCGCTGGTGGGTTTGATGCTTCCGGGGGTTTGAGCGATTTTTTAGAGGAGCCCACGTCACCCCGCACGCCACCGCGGGCCGAGTTTAACATCCGCAAAGAGTCGGACGCGAAGAGCGAGGGCAAGTCGTCCGACTCGAGCacgacgaagaagaagaaggttaaGGGCACGGGCAAGAAGTCGAAGCTGGCCAAGACGGCCAAAAAGTCCGACTCGCCCAGCGAGGAGGAACAGGCGAAGGTGCCGGCACCGGTCACCGAGGTGGTGACGCACGCACAGGTGCACCCCGCGCCCGAATCGATGTCCAAGTCGACGGAGGACGACGGTGCGGCCACGGACGCTACGTACACGATCGAGCAGCGCACCCGGTCGGACGTGGAGGGCCTCAGCGAGACGGAAGAGCGTAGCGCGAAAGGGGGACTACCGCGCGTAACTAGCAAACCGATGGCGGAAACTATCCGCGAAGAGGTGCGCGATGAACACGCGGTAGAGAtggcgcaacagcagcagcaggcggtACGCAAAGATCGCTCCAAGCTTAAATCCGCCAAGAGTGACAGCTCCAAGAGCCACTccaagtcggagtcgtccgataAGGAAGCGTCTAAAGTGCAGCAGAAACCGCCGGCACTCCCTTTAGAAGAAGCGCTGGCCGCCCCGCCGGCCCCTCCTCCATCTCCTCCTCCATTAGCGAAAGAGCCGACACCTGAGCCGGCACCCGAACCCAAGCCTGAAGCAATCGCCGTTCCGGAACCGAAGCCGGAACCACAGCCAGCACCACTGCCACAGCAGCTAGAGCCACTGCCTGAGCTGGTGGAGGAGCGGACGGAACCGACGGTCGAGTCGCAAGCGCCCCAAGGCCTGGAAGTGGACCGAGGCGGTGGAGGCGTCCCGGCTGAAGATGAGCCGTTAATAGCGGAGGAATCACTGCCGCCACTAGTAGAGCCGGAAGAACCTCCAGCGCCGACGAAGCTGGAAGAGGAACAGAAAAGCACACCGGAGGAATCGAGCGAAAGTTCACCGTCGAAATCGAGCGAAGAGACAGAACCGACATCGGTCGTGCAGGAAGTCCCCGAGAAGGAGGAGCAAAAGCCTGCCCCACCGCCGGTGGTCGAGGAGCCACCGAAGGTGTCGGAGGTGGTGCCTCCGGTGGTGGAAAAAGCAAAACCGCCAGAGCCCGCGAAAGAGCGACCCAAGCTGCGCCGTTCCATGGAGTCGAAGATGGAGAGCGTCGAGGAGGTGCCGGCTCCTGTACCGGTTGAGCCAGCAGTGCCGCCACCGCTGGACCAGGCAAAGGTCGACCAGACGCGCGGGTTTTTCGTCAGCCTGGACGGCACGGCTGAAGATgacgagaagaagaagaagaaaatcaagAAGAAACCGCGCCTGAAGGAGGacgagcagcaggagcagcaaagCAGCAAGGATCAGGACTCGGGGTTCGAGCCGAGCCCGCAGGCCGTACGCAGCAAGCCGACCGTGTTCGAGCGCCCGACCCACACGGCCACCCTGCCGCGCCGGGCCGCCTTCTCGATGGTGGAGGAGCGGGCGGCCAGTTCGCGGCCGGAGGGCCGCAAGCCGGGCGACAAGAACGCCGTCAACATGACGACCGTCCAGCAGTCGATTCATCGCAACATTCGAAGGTAGGCAGCAACAGTTGGGGTTGGCGCAATGATCCCACTTTTCTTCAaccacgaacacacacacacacgcacactgaaaCACACTCTAGTCTCGTAGTACACATCGACCACCAGACGCTACGTGTAACGTGCCCGTGCCCGTAGTGTCAGCTCCCTCCGTTAGAGGTCGGCCACCTTCACATAGCTCATCTTTCACTGAAAATGTTCCTCCCCACTGAGTCCCAAAGATCCTTTCCGTCCGTCCGTGTGCGAGTGTTGTATGTTGGTGTGAAAGTGTTTGTGAGTGCGAGCACGTGTGGTCCCTGTGGCCAGCATTCATTCCCTTCTAACCCACCACTCCCACCACCGTTCCTGCCAACTAGCTCCTGCTCCTGGCCTCCCGTAACTAGTGTTTTTGCCGCCTAATAAGAGACCTAACTCTGAAGCCGAACCCCTCCCCCGTATTATTGTTTCAGATAAAAGTAAAGAAACACACTCAAGAAGAGCATTGTTCAAGAGGGTGTAATACAGACACATACAGagcaaagaacaaaaaaaaactaatacaaatacaaatagtGCGCACCAGATTGAAACTACACTAAACCCCGAAGCACACTGAACAGCAAACTCAAGTACTGAAAGGCCATCCCGGCCATgtctgcaaaaaaaatcccgtAAACTTACTCAAGCTTTAGTGAGAGTGCACCGATATGAACATTTCTACAACCGAgaagccgtgtgtgtgtgtgaaagagtAAGTGAGTGTGAACTGACCGGAAGCATTCAGTCCTGAGTTGCAGAATTTGTAACGCATCCGGCAACTTTGAAGAAGCTGAGATGAAACGGATGGGGCCAATCAGAAACAGGCCGGCCCGTCCACTAGGCAGGCTCAGAATCGATAATGTTGTCTTCGACAGTTACAGACAGGTTGTGAGGAAGGTGTTGTTTTTAAAAGCAATTACCTACCACCAAACCCAGCTACTTCTTCAGCGTTTTCCGTAGTATCTCCTGAAGAAAGGGTCAGTTTAATGAGCAAGGTAGAGGTTTTCAGGTAGTCAGTAACGAGAGTTTCTGTAGACATTAGATTCGTAGTGTGAATGATGATCAATATGATGCAAGCTTCAATGTGTACACCGTTTCTTATACCAATATGTACTCTGTGGTGAGGAGTGTGTAGGGATGTAGCTGTAGGATCAGCTTTCAGAAGACACTTAATGTCCTTTTTGAGGTGTAGGATGTTTGGTAGAGTAAGCACGCTACGCTTTGTGTGCGcccatgtgtgtttgtgtgtgttttatagagtgtgtgcgtgtatccTTAGTGCCCACAGTGTTAGGAGGCTAGAATTGTAATACGGGTAGGACTGTGTAGTAGACAATATTGTGTGAGCAAAACCCACCGACTGTAGAGTGTATCTTTCCACCGAGAGTTTGGTAGTAATAATAGTGAGTAACATAGTTCCTTGTTAGACAACAACCTCCTAGTAAATGGGCGCGCGCGGGATGTTGGGCTTACTGAGAGCGATATTTAAAATTCGTAAGTAGAGGAAGAGAACAAGTAGTGAAAAGCATGGATTTGAGCAAAACGATTATTACACCAAGGTCCAAACTCCATCCTTACGGTTACTTCCATTCCTTACCCAGTTCCAGTTTCCCACACTCAACTCACCTATTCATTGTGTATGTGAAGCTCTGCATTCTCCGATGTCCTAaacctttgtttttttgtgtcacCATCAATATGTATGTTTCTTTTCGTCCTGCACCATTTCCGTCAAACCGTTAtgcgttttatgttttgtttagtaTCACTAATTTGCTCACATCTGTGTCGTTTCACTTGCTCGTGCGCTTCAAGAAGCTTTAACGCGATCGCGAACATCCACGCAACCTCTTGCTTACGTTCCTTTCCGAGCGCTATCAGTGCCGTACGGTTGCTGTTGCTACCGCAGCGCGACATCCTGAAAGCCATACTAATCATCCGCAAACTATACAACAAACAAGCGAAACAACCCCTTCCCATCAAAGCGCATCTGCCGCGGCAAATCGAAACAATGAAACAGTGTTCAGCTTAACCAGACAAGTCTAgataacaacagaaaaaaaaaaaacaatcaaactcCCCTTTCTCttaaaaaccaaaccaaacatcaacaactctcaaaaaagccaaaaccaaccaaccaaacctATCAATCGCCCAATCACTGCCCGCTCTTATTCCCAGATATTATATGGAAAGAAAAATTTTCCAACACTTGTtagaactgaaaagtttgcaAATACGGTCGACGAAAGTGAACGAATCGGTGCTGGTGAAGCGGGCCGTCGACGATTACCACAAGTCCACGATCGAGCTCGGGTACGAGACGGGCAGCACGCTCAAGCGCTACCCGTACACGGAGTACTCGTTCCGGAACTTTGAGCTCTTTCTGTACGACACGCTCAAGAGTCTGCAGAAGCGCGAGACGTACAATTTCCAGAACATCTCGGAGGTGTACGATGAGGTAAGTAGTGTAGCTCCAAGCTTGGCCGATTAGCTTGCAAGAGGGATGAACAAGCTCTTAAGATGAGATTCGTTTAAGCTGTTGTAGAGTCAAAGAGGAGGataaggttttgtttttgcgctgGATAAATTACCGCGGACCGCTAGaatcgaacgaacgaacagTTTATAAACATAAAGGCTATAACCTCGGGAAGAAATCCTATCACCAGCAAGCCCGTTACCATCCGCTTCCATTCGCTTTTGGTGTGAGTACATTGCAGCAAAGCTCGCTGGAGGGAAAGCCTTCATTAGTTACAGCCTTTTCACGCTCGTCCGCATTGGGCTGCTCGCGGCCTCGTCGACGTTTGACGAGATTTATTCATAAGTCCTTCATTTCTGTCGCCATAATTACATCGTAACGTCGACTGAGATTCGACCGCGCGAATAATCCGACCGAATGGCGTCCGATGCGGGAGGCGGCGCAGAAGGTTGCCAGTACTCGTTTGTGCCGTTTTGTTTGCGCGTTCAAACCCCGTTACCCTGAGACAGGGATCACAAGCATGGGGGGTTTTTTGATGTCGTTCGTTGCAATCGCGCCGTGCCGTTGCCGCTGGAGCATCGTCGATTGACACAACGCTTGTGCTGGATGGCCGTCGTGGTCGTAAAGGTTTAGTTTGGTGCTGTGGGAAAAGTGGCAGCAGTAGAAAAGTGCTATAATGATCTAGCCAGTGAAACTGTGTACTTTGGTGTCGTGGTTGGAAAGGGCGAAAGAATAAATAGAACCGATAGGGCAGCCAGTTTGTGGTGCTACCCATCGCCAAAACGGCTCGCCTGGGGCAAGGGAGCAAAAAGCACGTCAGTGACATAAATTCGTTCGGCCAGCATAAGGCACTGTTGAGCTCGTTAGCCGTGGTCCTGAGAAACAGTAGTCCTGTTAAGTGTCACGTCACACTGAGAACGTCTTGGCGAACCGTTTTCACTTAGGTGATGAGCAgtttaatatttcaaataGCAATCACGAACAGTCCGCACCGCCGCAAAAAGTCAACGCACGGACAGGGTGATGGGTTTAGATATAAGTTAGCTAACGCTTTTTTGGGCAGGGAAAATCTTGAATTTGTTGCGTAGATTCGGCCTATAACAAGCTTTTGATTCACCCACTCCACTTTACAGGCCGAACGAAGGCTAAGCCCGGACGTGAGCCGCTACGAGCGTGCCCTGAACTGCACGACCAAAACACACCGCTGTCTTCATGCGACCCACGCCTACACAGGCATTCCCTGCGCTGCGTACAGTAAGTATACACCATTGGCTGCCTCGTACTGCAACCGAACGCAATCTAATTGATGCATCTTCCCATCCCACCACCCGACCATCCCGTGCCCAGTACCGATGATGAACCATCACACGATACCGAAGCTCGGCTTCGGGCCGTACAAATCGAGCACGTCCGGGGTGGGCAGCTTTTTCTTGCCGAAAATCCTAACGCACCCGACGGACCGCAGCTGCACCGGAGGGAAGGTCGCACTGGAGCTGACGCACGGGAACAGCAAGCAGGTCATTACACTGCCATCGGAGAAGCTCGATAGCAATAAGCGTTACTATGTTACGTTCACCCTAAATCCGGACGGCACCACTGACGGTGATACTCGTTGTTCATCCACAGGCGACCCCGACCCtggacgagcagcagcagcagcagcaacatcggcagcagcacaaccgcagcagcagcagcaacagcagcaccagcgccAGTCCCACGAGCAACCATCAGATACTGATGCCCAAGATAACGCTCACCCACAACGaagccagcagcaacagcagcaccagcaacctCATCCTTCCCCAGTCGCGGAACGGCAACGGTCACCGGCTGTTGGGCCACAGTCGCAGTCCCGTGCCCTTCCCACAGTAGACGAGCGACGATCCGGTGGTACCAACAGCCTGCGGGGCGCTACACCCGCCTAGCGCTCTCGGTGGGCCGGAAAGGTCCGCACGCTGGACGACCTGGTACAATATTTAAACCGTGCGGCGGTTGGGCTACGAGCCAATGAGATTCCGGCACCGAGTTTTGAACCCGGACTGGAGCATTGGGTTTGGTGGGCTTTCCCGTATGtgggcgcgcgcgtgtgtgtatgttgtttttGGCTGTAAATATATGACACTCTGTCTGTAGGCTCTTCCCATGCCCATGGGTGCGTCATGTAACGCTGTGCTGTCTGTGTTGAGTACCTTCGATAAGCAAAACTAAGCGAGAGAgtaaagaaagcaaacaagaAACGAAGTCGTTTTCATTCAACTTTCCCCGTTCcactcatgtgtgtgtgtgtgtttttttttccttctgtttTCGTTCATGGCCACTTGAAGAGGTCTGCCGAGCTGTACCACTGCTGGTAGCTGCTGAGAAAGTAGACGATAATGTGAAGTATTCTGTcggattttgtgttttaaggGTCGTTAGCATTAACGCTCGTTCCTTGACCTGCCAGAGGTGGCCATCATGTTCGTTCGTTCCATGTCCTTGAGAGGCTCTAGTGCGTGTTTGAGGTTGAAGGTCAGTATGTGACCCATTATACTTGGTAGAGCTTCCCGGGCGAGCGTGCCCTAATGTCCTTGACCTAAATCGAAACTAATTACAGCCTATTTCACCCCTTTTTTCTTATACTTTTCCATGTCTTCAAAGACTTTCCCCAAGGAAAAGGGAACTAAAATTGCATACAAGCGGTGTTCCGATAGTGTTCCGCAAAGCTTTCAGCCTAAAGCTTCCACAAGTCAGGCGATTGCCGATTTGATAATGCTGGCTCTTGGGGCCTGTGCTGGGTACATACGAGTTCGCGTGCAAATTCATAAAATGCATGTTTTGATGCACGCTACCGGCCGTTTGGCACTCAACACACGAGCAAAGCTCTACGATTTCGGTATGGACGAGTTTGCCTGCATAATAGTATTTTTGATTCTCACGGTGCCTCAGCTAATTAGCGACTTAACAaacgagagagacagagagaacgGACCGTGTTACACGAGCCTATAAAAGTCATTATCGGACGTCGCTAAGTTTTGCACATCAAACAGATGACTGATCTCGTGCCCATCCTGCTCTTTGTAGTTGTAATTACTGCTGAAAGCTCACTTAATTctacttatttttatttaataccATATACCGCCATTGCCCAGCAGGCAGGAGAAACGCCACATGAAGTCTTCCGTAACAATTGAAGAGAAAAGTGACAGAACACCGAACGAGACAAAGGACGGCAAAGtttcaaaatttaattagCTATGCTTCATCATTATGCTACCCTGCGACTTCCAGCACACGACATCGCCGTAGTCGCGTGTGTCGCGTGTGCATTATTAATTACCGATCGGGTCGGGGCTTGGGCTGGGCTTGGAATTGGGAGTGATTCCCTCGATAACGGGCGTTGTAAAGTTACGTCATTGGCATCCCGCGCGTGCAACATGTACTTTCGTCCTAGGAGCGTTGAAAAGTTTCGGGAAACACACCGGAAGTGCTGTACCCGACGCTGAAAGTTGCTGAATcaccgtttgctgctgctgctgctgctgtatgtTGCTGTATgttgctcctgctgctcctgctgctgcgtcTGAGGTTAGTTTTGCCAAAGTGGTAAACATGATGCTCTTACTAAGATACTAATACCATTAATGTAACAAAGTAGCTAATAGAGAAAGCTATCATTTTCCAATAGATGTTGTGGGACATCGTCAGCATAATTACTTCCAGCGAATTCAGTGCTAGTCTTTGAATGTCATCGACTTGTGATGCAGATCACAAAAGAGGTCGAAATAAAGTGTCCTTGATATTTACAACCATTTattggaaaaagggaaaacgagATACAGAAAAcaaccagagagagagagaaaacgaaCACAGCTGTTTAGTGAAAAGTGATGTGAACAGAAGAGCAATATTGAAATGAGACAAACGGTGCGTTACATTTTGTAACTACTGCGAATTATACGACGGGCGAGTAGGAAATGGGAGTTTTGGGTGAACTTGAAATATGATCGTCTAGCGAACAATGCGTACGTTATTTTCTGTCAACGTTTTAGATACCAATTGTAGACTTTATTGTAAATAAATAgaacaaaccaaacacaaaactCAGCTGATCTTTGTGGCCATCGAGTAATTGCTAAATATTATTTCCTCCTTTTCAGCTGTGATTCAGTTCTTTTCCCCCACATCCCCAACGTTATCCGTCCGGTTACTATGCAATGAGTGTCAAATATCATGTCtcgctttcttttcttccttttttttcaatgctgATAAGCTTCGCCGTGCCGAACCTGTCAATCTCTTGGGTGTCGGTCTGAGTGTTGCCTATGCTGTCCATAAAATCTTACCATCGTTAAGGATACCGTCGGCTGCGAAAACCACCGTCTTATGGTCTTGCCCGGAAGATGCTTCCCCCTTCCTCAAGAGACACCCTTCAGTCAGCTTGATTCTAATGGCTGCGTCAGTCTTCATCGTCAACACGACGGCGGAGCTTAACACAATGGCTCGTGCACAGCCCCTCGGGAATGACGCGCCCTTGGAAAGGCGGAAATAATACACAACAATGTGCTCCCCTCGCTCCGAGGAACCGACGTCGTCTGACAGTGCCCGTGCTCGAAGGTTCGAGGTTAAGGTCCCGGCGGATAATAAAGTTAATCTGCATTTCGCCGAAAAATGCACAATGGCTAGACTGCACATTGACTCGTACCGACCATCGGCCTGATTAGCATTGTCCTCGTGTCGCATTGCTCGAAAACCAGGACGACCTGGGGAGGAGCCGGGCCCCAACTTGGGGCCTGATTATCGTCATCAACAAACCTCCGTCGTTAACATTGTTAGGTACAATCAACGGATCCATTTGGGTGGGTGATAAAATGGGGATGGGGTGGTCTGCAGCGTGGTAAATATCGTTGCAGTGCGGTCGTGAACGATTGCGCTCAGACCCTTTTCTGGGCGTCCGGATGATTGTTCGTATACGAATTAGTTTTCATTTGTTGACGCGCCGGGGCTGTGTGCAGTCTTTCGGATGCTGCGTGGGCTAAGTGGGCGAGCGAGTGGGTTAGATAAGCGAGGTGTAAAGTTTGTGATGCTTTTGCTCACCCACTTCAAACGAC
This is a stretch of genomic DNA from Anopheles merus strain MAF chromosome 2R, AmerM5.1, whole genome shotgun sequence. It encodes these proteins:
- the LOC121589310 gene encoding ankyrin repeat domain-containing protein 12 isoform X1, whose amino-acid sequence is MEPRSEPRTRRAGSPVKGKKKSTAKHTVKFKEQARDDVLVVTVEPPSPSPGSPEPSPKAAVTFALPPITSVSYQRPKSGGEKPPTTDTRALPKEKDPTKRTAKPADSQRLAEGCTSLMYACQQGLTGDILKELRQKPSAVHRRDRSNKSALHYCSSAQDIAAAASVAMVAPELIESADEDGFTPLHLAVIQGNLQLVNLLLANGADVNALDNEGHSVVHWATVCGEVEALRAVLAAGADVSTPDINGGSPLHYAAQMCGANYEGKTARASAKLALEILNTLLNHPDTSVEVEDKDGRQPLLWAASAGSAKAVLALIKAGAHVESADKDGLTALHCAASRGHTECIDTLINLCGAHTDQIDSNGCTALHYAVTLGHADATSLLLKLDADPNRQDRKGRTPAHCGCAKGQMETVKILHAKKGNLWLRNAKGDLPVHDAACSGRRQLVQWLIQMKPKHINTTSNDGRTLLHIAAGHDNVDMCKLLLELGADVNLLYRPSSKGAPLTPLDYALAKGYRSTAKYLQMQGGLPANKLRLSGRQQKILPDIDRVEPLKLTEKEELIDLKTSKRYIVYLNSNSDSESQEDRPHRKSRHKRKGSHRGRRTSSCSDTVYLYRDGSNDISRSRSNAELHRSDQRTGKHRRTSSSSSASTSGSSSDGCCRHVRRKHKCYKKCSSKRSHSRDRHKDREREETRDAPLPPDALKEYEFKYAEKKEPGPRKPGERCGKIILKQVHSGSSENDSPANGGGRAGPGLKFSSERRETHLGLPVQLQYGGAGGFDASGGLSDFLEEPTSPRTPPRAEFNIRKESDAKSEGKSSDSSTTKKKKVKGTGKKSKLAKTAKKSDSPSEEEQAKVPAPVTEVVTHAQVHPAPESMSKSTEDDGAATDATYTIEQRTRSDVEGLSETEERSAKGGLPRVTSKPMAETIREEVRDEHAVEMAQQQQQAVRKDRSKLKSAKSDSSKSHSKSESSDKEASKVQQKPPALPLEEALAAPPAPPPSPPPLAKEPTPEPAPEPKPEAIAVPEPKPEPQPAPLPQQLEPLPELVEERTEPTVESQAPQGLEVDRGGGGVPAEDEPLIAEESLPPLVEPEEPPAPTKLEEEQKSTPEESSESSPSKSSEETEPTSVVQEVPEKEEQKPAPPPVVEEPPKVSEVVPPVVEKAKPPEPAKERPKLRRSMESKMESVEEVPAPVPVEPAVPPPLDQAKVDQTRGFFVSLDGTAEDDEKKKKKIKKKPRLKEDEQQEQQSSKDQDSGFEPSPQAVRSKPTVFERPTHTATLPRRAAFSMVEERAASSRPEGRKPGDKNAVNMTTVQQSIHRNIRRYYMERKIFQHLLELKSLQIRSTKVNESVLVKRAVDDYHKSTIELGYETGSTLKRYPYTEYSFRNFELFLYDTLKSLQKRETYNFQNISEVYDEAERRLSPDVSRYERALNCTTKTHRCLHATHAYTGIPCAAYIPMMNHHTIPKLGFGPYKSSTSGVGSFFLPKILTHPTDRSCTGGKVALELTHGNSKQVITLPSEKLDSNKRYYVTFTLNPDGTTDGDTRCSSTGDPDPGRAAAAAATSAAAQPQQQQQQQHQRQSHEQPSDTDAQDNAHPQRSQQQQQHQQPHPSPVAERQRSPAVGPQSQSRALPTVDERRSGGTNSLRGATPA
- the LOC121589310 gene encoding ankyrin repeat domain-containing protein 12 isoform X3: MYRSPQRLYRPSAVHRRDRSNKSALHYCSSAQDIAAAASVAMVAPELIESADEDGFTPLHLAVIQGNLQLVNLLLANGADVNALDNEGHSVVHWATVCGEVEALRAVLAAGADVSTPDINGGSPLHYAAQMCGANYEGKTARASAKLALEILNTLLNHPDTSVEVEDKDGRQPLLWAASAGSAKAVLALIKAGAHVESADKDGLTALHCAASRGHTECIDTLINLCGAHTDQIDSNGCTALHYAVTLGHADATSLLLKLDADPNRQDRKGRTPAHCGCAKGQMETVKILHAKKGNLWLRNAKGDLPVHDAACSGRRQLVQWLIQMKPKHINTTSNDGRTLLHIAAGHDNVDMCKLLLELGADVNLLYRPSSKGAPLTPLDYALAKGYRSTAKYLQMQGGLPANKLRLSGRQQKILPDIDRVEPLKLTEKEELIDLKTSKRYIVYLNSNSDSESQEDRPHRKSRHKRKGSHRGRRTSSCSDTVYLYRDGSNDISRSRSNAELHRSDQRTGKHRRTSSSSSASTSGSSSDGCCRHVRRKHKCYKKCSSKRSHSRDRHKDREREETRDAPLPPDALKEYEFKYAEKKEPGPRKPGERCGKIILKQVHSGSSENDSPANGGGRAGPGLKFSSERRETHLGLPVQLQYGGAGGFDASGGLSDFLEEPTSPRTPPRAEFNIRKESDAKSEGKSSDSSTTKKKKVKGTGKKSKLAKTAKKSDSPSEEEQAKVPAPVTEVVTHAQVHPAPESMSKSTEDDGAATDATYTIEQRTRSDVEGLSETEERSAKGGLPRVTSKPMAETIREEVRDEHAVEMAQQQQQAVRKDRSKLKSAKSDSSKSHSKSESSDKEASKVQQKPPALPLEEALAAPPAPPPSPPPLAKEPTPEPAPEPKPEAIAVPEPKPEPQPAPLPQQLEPLPELVEERTEPTVESQAPQGLEVDRGGGGVPAEDEPLIAEESLPPLVEPEEPPAPTKLEEEQKSTPEESSESSPSKSSEETEPTSVVQEVPEKEEQKPAPPPVVEEPPKVSEVVPPVVEKAKPPEPAKERPKLRRSMESKMESVEEVPAPVPVEPAVPPPLDQAKVDQTRGFFVSLDGTAEDDEKKKKKIKKKPRLKEDEQQEQQSSKDQDSGFEPSPQAVRSKPTVFERPTHTATLPRRAAFSMVEERAASSRPEGRKPGDKNAVNMTTVQQSIHRNIRRYYMERKIFQHLLELKSLQIRSTKVNESVLVKRAVDDYHKSTIELGYETGSTLKRYPYTEYSFRNFELFLYDTLKSLQKRETYNFQNISEVYDEAERRLSPDVSRYERALNCTTKTHRCLHATHAYTGIPCAAYIPMMNHHTIPKLGFGPYKSSTSGVGSFFLPKILTHPTDRSCTGGKVALELTHGNSKQVITLPSEKLDSNKRYYVTFTLNPDGTTDGDTRCSSTGDPDPGRAAAAAATSAAAQPQQQQQQQHQRQSHEQPSDTDAQDNAHPQRSQQQQQHQQPHPSPVAERQRSPAVGPQSQSRALPTVDERRSGGTNSLRGATPA